From the genome of Lotus japonicus ecotype B-129 chromosome 6, LjGifu_v1.2, one region includes:
- the LOC130723441 gene encoding probable long-chain-alcohol O-fatty-acyltransferase 1, protein MEGEIERFIKVWIIAITCLCYCYYIAAKLPKGPLRLLSLLPVLYLFLTLPLTLTSFHLGGPTTFFLVWLATFKLLLFSFNQGPLFPPPNIFLFITIASLPIKLKPHSKPNTTKKSNLLLTCLKLVSLAAIVCCYGYRHKMHPCFILVLYCCHMYLGIELVLAVSAAPARAVFGLEIEPQFDEPYLSTSLQDFWGRRWNLMVTSILRPTVYDPVRRVSTRFMGHARAVSVAMLATFLVSGLMHELIYYYLARATPTWEVTCFFVLHGVCTAAEVVVKKVMLRRGWRLHRVVSGLLTVVFLAVTGNWLFFPQVVRNGVVEKGIGEYAVMVDFVKVNLLLPLSNSYNKVQF, encoded by the coding sequence ATGGAAGGTGAAATTGAGAGGTTCATCAAGGTATGGATCATAGCCATAACATGTCTATGCTATTGCTATTACATAGCAGCCAAATTACCAAAAGGCCCCTTGAGGCTCCTCTCTCTTCTCCCTGTCCTCTACCTCTTCCTCACCCTCCCTTTGACCCTCACTTCCTTCCACCTCGGTGGCCCCACCACCTTCTTCCTTGTTTGGCTCGCCACTTTCAAACTCCTTCTTTTCTCCTTCAACCAAGGCCCACTTTTCCCTCCCCCAAacatcttcctcttcatcaccATAGCTTCCCTTCCCATCAAACTCAAACCACATTCAAAACCCAACACAACAAAAAAATCCAACCTATTGCTGACGTGTCTCAAACTTGTTTCCTTGGCGGCGATCGTGTGTTGCTATGGTTACCGACATAAAATGCACCCGTGTTTCATTCTGGTTCTCTATTGCTGCCACATGTACCTCGGCATTGAGCTCGTGTTAGCCGTTAGCGCGGCTCCGGCTCGAGCCGTATTCGGCTTGGAGATTGAGCCACAGTTCGATGAGCCGTATTTATCTACCTCGCTTCAAGACTTTTGGGGCCGTAGATGGAACCTCATGGTTACGAGTATTCTACGCCCCACCGTATACGACCCTGTTCGACGTGTCTCCACGCGCTTTATGGGCCACGCGCGTGCTGTTTCCGTTGCTATGTTGGCCACGTTCCTTGTTTCTGGCCTCATGCATGAGCTTATATACTATTACCTCGCACGTGCGACTCCCACGTGGGAAGTCACGTGTTTCTTTGTGTTGCATGGCGTGTGCACTGCAGCGGAGGTGGTGGTTAAGAAGGTGATGCTCCGTCGTGGGTGGAGGTTGCACCGTGTTGTGTCGGGGTTGCTTACGGTGGTGTTTCTGGCGGTCACCGGGAATTGGCTGTTTTTTCCTCAGGTGGTGAGGAATGGTGTGGTTGAGAAGGGTATTGGAGAGTATGCAGTTATGGTGGATTTTGTCAAGGTCAACTTACTCTTGCCTTTGTCTAACTCTTACAATAAAGTTCAGTTTTGA
- the LOC130724136 gene encoding uncharacterized protein LOC130724136 — translation MASSKSYGLYLGLGLFVILFSQVFAHTLTEADKAADPERKMVLDRRINMQKLMRAIHYLESRREQGRKVTLMVPPARTVHQQDYVEGEGEEFDVIPNVKPSGVDWKAFPAAAYPWLKKDGAKTKTVPGNGNRRLLEKFGEEEITKDGAYLCFFVFFYFFANSKKNILIDIEKGTIYF, via the exons ATGGCTTCCTCAAAATCATATGGTTTGTACCTTGGTCTAGGGCTTTTTGtcattctcttttctcaagTGTTTGCCCATACACTGACTGAGGCTGATAAGGCTGCTGATCCCG AGAGAAAGATGGTATTGGATAGGCGTATCAATATGCAAAAGCTCATGAGGGCCATACATTACCTAGAGAGTAGGAGGGAGCAGGGAAGGAAGGTTACCTTGATGGTTCCCCCAGCTCGAACTG TTCATCAGCAAGACTATGTGGAGGGAGAGGGTGAGGAATTTGATGTAATTCCTAATGTGAAGCCTTCAGGAGTTGATTGGAAGGCATTCCCTGCTGCTGCTTATCCTTGGTTGAAAAAAGATGGTGCTAAAACTAAGACTGTTCCTGGAAATGGAAACAGAAGATTACTAGAGAAATTTGGTGAGGAGGAGATCACAAAAGATGGTGCTTATCTTTGTTTCTTTGTATTCTTTTACTTCTTTGCAaacagtaaaaaaaatattctaatTGACATAGAGAAAGGTACTATATACTTTTAA
- the LOC130724423 gene encoding dihydroneopterin aldolase 2-like, giving the protein MACSKSYDLYHGLGLFVIIISPVFAHVPPDVEATNPGRKMILDDRISLEEFMRAVHFLGSRMKGNMVIPPRQTAEMASDKLMLSGLLFFGFHGALAEERKQGQKFLVDIEAWIDLKPPGKSDNMSDSVDDAKIYGVAKEVLEGPPHYLVESVVAITVLTNHPQISVIRVKVAKPHVAIHGQLDYLGIEIVRHRSDLPV; this is encoded by the exons ATGGCTTGCTCAAAGTCATATGATTTGTACCATGGTCTGGGGCTATTTGTCATTATCATTTCTCCAGTTTTTGCTCATGTTCCGCCTGATGTTGAGGCTACTAACCCCG GGAGAAAGATGATATTGGATGATCGTATCAGTTTGGAAGAATTCATGAGAGCCGTACATTTCTTAGGGAGTAGGATGAAGGGTAACATGGTGATTCCCCCTCGTCAAACTG CGGAAATGGCATCTGACAAACTAATGCTGAGTGGATTGTTATTTTTTGGTTTTCACGGAGCATTGGCTGAAGAAAGGAAGCAGGGCCAGAAGTTCTTGGTCGATATAGAGGCTTGGATTGATCTCAAGCCACCTGGCAAATCTGACAACATGTCTGATTCGGTTGATGATGCAAAAATATATGG GGTTGCCAAGGAAGTTCTTGAAGGGCCACCTCACTACCTTGTGGAGTCTGTGGTTGCAATCACTGTTCTCACAAATCATCCACAAATATCTGTTATTCGTGTGAAGGTTGCAAAGCCTCATGTTGCAATTCATGGTCAACTTGATTACTTAGGCATTGAGATCGTTAGACACAGAAGTGATTTGCCAGTGTAG